A region of Vicia villosa cultivar HV-30 ecotype Madison, WI unplaced genomic scaffold, Vvil1.0 ctg.000029F_1_1_1, whole genome shotgun sequence DNA encodes the following proteins:
- the LOC131622278 gene encoding uncharacterized protein LOC131622278 yields the protein MDAGLQRHYPLHLGSFIGHIQIVKSALMANSDICLIPGNDDKLLIQLEVIIEEMKSAKPCSIQKIGDDGSILHLCVRYNHFEALKYIVQSVNGAKELLHVQDKEGNTILHWAVNLKQFQTIKFLLSLPEIRATANTLNNRGFTPLDIMNNNSSTDFIDIAIQYILTESGVQRTYTNAHICNSHESNQSQQPNSKTKKWENLWSEYLQHQGNWIEETRGTLMIVATVIATMTFQSALNPPGGVWQENTLQNKVIMWILTIAMTIAVTFMLLTYMWVIGLVTPGHIYYDAYRLGFILGGAWGVILLVVALIQIVRTNTSSPHYVYDCAFGT from the exons ATGGATGCAGGACTTCAAA GACATTATCCTCTTCATTTAGGTTCTTTTATAGGGCACATTCAAATTGTGAAATCAGCGTTAATGGCAAATTCAGATATCTGTTTGATTCCTGGCAATGATGACAAACTTCTTATACAATTGGAAGTGATTATTGAGGAGATGAAAAGTGCCAAACCGTGTTCCATTCAAAAGATTGGTGATGATGGATCTATATTGCACTTGTGTGTTAGGTATAATCATTTTGAGGCTCTGAAATACATAGTGCAATCAGTGAATGGAGCCAAAGAGCTATTGCATGTTCAAGACAAAGAGGGTAACACCATTCTTCATTGGGCAGTTAACCTCAAGCAATTTCAG ACCATAAAATTCTTGCTTTCACTTCCCGAAATAAGAGCAACAGCAAACACTTTGAATAATAGAGGTTTCACACCTTTGGATATAATGAACAACAATTCTTCAACAGATTTCATAGACATTGCAATCCAATATATTTTAACAGAATCGGGAGTCCAAAGAACTTATACAAATGCACATATTTGTAATTCCCATGAATCAAATCAATCACAACAACCCAACAGTAAAACAAAAAAGTGGGAGAATTTATGGTCAGAGTATCTACAACATCAAGGTAATTGGATAGAAGAAACACGTGGCACATTGATGATTGTAGCAACTGTAATTGCAACCATGACATTTCAATCGGCATTAAATCCACCAGGTGGAGTATGGCAAGAGAATACAC TTCAGAATAAGGTTATAATGTGGATATTAACTATTGCAATGACTATTGCAGTTACATTTATGTTGCTAACATATATGTGGGTCATTGGGTTGGTGACGCCTGGTCATATTTATTATGATGCTTATAGGTTAGGGTTTATTTTAGGCGGTGCTTGGGGTGTTATACTTCTTGTTGTTGCTTTGATTCAAATTGTAAG GACTAACACATCCTCACCTCATTATGTTTATGATTGTGCATTTGGAACATGA
- the LOC131622337 gene encoding histone H4: MSGRGKGGKGLGKGGAKRHRKVLRDNIQGITKPAIRRLARRGGVKRISGLIYEETRGVLKIFLENVIRDAVTYTEHARRKTVTAMDVVYALKRQGRTLYGFGG, encoded by the coding sequence ATGTCAGGACGTGGAAAAGGAGGAAAGGGTTTGGGAAAGGGAGGAGCAAAGAGGCATAGAAAGGTGCTTCGTGACAACATCCAGGGTATTACTAAGCCTGCGATTCGTCGTTTGGCTAGAAGAGGTGGTGTGAAGAGAATCAGCGGTCTCATCTATGAAGAAACCCGTGGTGTTCTCAAGATCTTTCTCGAGAATGTTATTCGTGATGCTGTGACATACACTGAGCATGCTAGAAGGAAAACTGTCACTGCTATGGATGTCGTTTATGCTTTGAAGAGGCAAGGAAGGACTCTTTACGGTTTCGGTGGTTGA